In Triticum urartu cultivar G1812 chromosome 6, Tu2.1, whole genome shotgun sequence, the following proteins share a genomic window:
- the LOC125516979 gene encoding MOB kinase activator-like 1A, with translation MQSFFGRASRNQRTFRPKKSAPAGNDGMKLKRHIDATLGSGNLREVVHLPVGEDVNEWLAVNTVDFFNQVNILYGTLMEFCTPATCPTMSAGPKYEYRWADGVKIKRPIEVSAAKYVEYLMDWIEAQLDEESIFPQKLGAPFPPNFRDVIKTIFKRLFRVYAHIYHSHFQMILKLQEEAHLNTCFKHFMLFTWEFQLIDRAELAPLRELIEPILVGH, from the exons ATGCAGAGCTTCTTCGGTCGCGCCAGCAG GAACCAGAGGACATTCAGGCCCAAGAAGAGTGCTCCGGCAGGGAACGAC GGCATGAAGCTGAAGAGGCACATCGACGCCACCCTCGGCAGCGGTAATCTGCGAGAGGTGGTCCACCTGCCAGTTGGAGAGGATGTCAACGAGTGGCTCGCTGTCAACA CTGTCGACTTTTTCAACCAAGTGAACATCCTGTACGGCACCCTCATGGAGTTCTGCACGCCAGCTACTTGCCCCACCATGTCAGCCGGTCCAAA GTATGAGTACAGGTGGGCCGATGGAGTCAAGATCAAGAGGCCTATTGAAGTGTCCGCAGCGAAGTATGTCGAGTACCTGATGGATTGGATCGAAGCCCAGCTTGACGAAGAATCCATCTTCCCTCAAAAGCTTG GAGCTCCCTTCCCTCCAAACTTCCGGGACGtcatcaagacgatcttcaagcgGCTGTTCAGGGTGTATGCGCACATATACCACTCGCATTTCCAGATGATTCTCAAGCTCCAGGAAGAAGCACATCTAAACACCTGCTTCAAGCACTTCATGCTCTTCACATGG GAATTTCAGTTAATCGATAGGGCAGAGCTAGCTCCTCTCAGGGAGCTGATCGAGCCCATATTAGTTGGACACTAG
- the LOC125516705 gene encoding ATP-citrate synthase beta chain protein 1-like isoform X2, producing the protein MTVVLGELGGSDEYSLLESLKQGKVEKPIVARGAMSGGELESAQAKNQALRDVGAVVPTSFEALKRIKDFRSWLRKEIFRLSPRLHLPPFLKILKLPLKWEEF; encoded by the exons ATGACAGTTGTTCTTGGGGAGCTTGGAGGAAGTGATGAGTATTCACTACTCGAATCCTTGAAACAAGGAAAGGTCGAGAAACCTATTGTTGCTCGG GGTGCGATGAGTGGTGGTGAGTTGGAATCTGCACAAGCTAAGAATCAGGCACTAAGGGATGTTGGGGCTGTTGTTCCTACTTCATTTGAAGCTCTTAAAAGGATTAAGGATTTCAGAAGCTG GTTGAGGAAGGAAATATTCCGCCTGTCCCCGAGGTTACACCTCCCCCCATTCCTGAAGATCTTAAAACTGCCATTGAAGTGGGAAG AATTTTAG
- the LOC125516705 gene encoding ATP-citrate synthase beta chain protein 1-like isoform X1, with translation MTVVLGELGGSDEYSLLESLKQGKVEKPIVARGAMSGGELESAQAKNQALRDVGAVVPTSFEALKRIKDFRSWLRKEIFRLSPRLHLPPFLKILKLPLKWEGLSSYNLSPLSLMIENFRCFGIHGW, from the exons ATGACAGTTGTTCTTGGGGAGCTTGGAGGAAGTGATGAGTATTCACTACTCGAATCCTTGAAACAAGGAAAGGTCGAGAAACCTATTGTTGCTCGG GGTGCGATGAGTGGTGGTGAGTTGGAATCTGCACAAGCTAAGAATCAGGCACTAAGGGATGTTGGGGCTGTTGTTCCTACTTCATTTGAAGCTCTTAAAAGGATTAAGGATTTCAGAAGCTG GTTGAGGAAGGAAATATTCCGCCTGTCCCCGAGGTTACACCTCCCCCCATTCCTGAAGATCTTAAAACTGCCATTGAAGTGGGAAGGTCTGAGCTCTTACAATTTATCTCCACTATCTCTGATGATAGAG AATTTTAGGTGCTTTGGAATCCATGGGTGGTAA